The DNA sequence AAGGTACCCAGGAATTACGTCTAAACTAACCGGTACATTGGGTTGAAGGTCAATGATCCCTCCATTAGGTATCTTCTCCCCATTCCGTTCCAGGCTAAACGTCCCCAAGACAGAAACTGTCCCATCGCGAGGCAACGCCACGGCTTCTTTCGCGCCTGTCAACAACATCGCCGTTACCATTAACAACACCAGAATGCCCATTGCCTTTTTCACACCAATTTTCTTCACTTCCATTGTCCCCTCCACAAAAAAATTCTAGTCTTTTCCAGCTCACTTATGCGGAAAATTATACTCTACTTTTGCATGGGAAACACGTCAGTACTTCTACAGGGCAAACGCGTCAGTATGTAAGTAATTGACATAAGCAATTTTATATTTTACGTATAAATATCTAAGCAAAAAACGCAAATCTAGAATTTACGATAAAGCGATGAGAAAACCAATGACTTCAGCCGTTGGATGAGAATCGCAACGCCGCCGTTGGCGGCGTTTGTTTGGTATTTGGTTTTTTGCCATATGTCTACTTTCATGTTAAACTCCTTTTATGGCTTATCAACGCGAGATGCGGGGCGGAACACGACCGGGATATCAATCGGGATATCAAGGCGGCTGTAAATATTCTCAGAGTGGGGGCATCCACTCTTGCGGGGGCATTCACTCTTATTAAAGGAAAAGACGTAAGACCGGTTTAAGTCGGCTGTCTTTGTCGATCTTAGAATCCTACAACTTTAGTCGTGGGAGTATGTCAAAAGTGTCTTAGCGATCCTGATGCGTTTGCCCTGTCTACTTCTGGCGCTTCGCTTTAACCTAAGGCAGGTTCTTCCTCAAAATTCACCCCACGCGCCGCGGCATGTAGTCGCCCCGGAGCAAGTCGTCGTGGGTTTGGCGCTCGATGATCACCTCCGCGTCGCCGTCCTTCACCAGAACCACCGCCGGGCGCGGAAGACGATTATAGTTGCTCGCCATCGAAAAATTATAAGCCCCCGTGTTGAAAACCGCTAGAACATCGCCGCGTTCCACGGAGGGCAAAGCGATGGACTCGATCAAAACGTCCCCCGTCTCGCAACATTTGCCGACGACCGCCACTTCCCCAACCGCGGGGTCCCCGAACTTGTTCGCCAGGGCGCCTCGATACTTCGCCTGGTAGAGCGATGGTCGTGGATTGTCGGCCATGCCTCCGTCTACGGCAACGTAAATGACACTTGGTAGACGTTTGACCGTCTCCACGGAGTAAAGAGTGATGCCGGATTCTCCTACTACCCATCGGCCGGGTTCGATGGTGATAAAAGGGCGCTTCAGGCAACGCACCTGGCACTCCCGGACCAGAGTCTCCATCATGGCGTCCGTGAAGAGGCGTAGGGGAACATGGGAGGTACCGCCAAGCCCGGATCCGCCGTCTCCCAAATCGGGTAAAGTTCCGATCCCGAAACCTCCGCCGAAATTCAGTTCCTCCACCTCGATCCCCTTGTCGATCTTCAACTTTTCGGCCAGGGTTACGACACGCTCCACCGCCTCCAGGTGAGAGGTATTTTCAAAGATCTGAGATCCCACATGAAAGTGAAAACCCTTAAAGCTCAAGCTCGGTGAGGCCACAGCGAAACAGAGGGCGTCACGGAGAAGTTCGCCGTCGATGGGAAAGCCGAATTTGCTTCCCTCTTGGCCCGTGACGATGTGGGAGTGAGTGTGGGGGGTCACTCCTGGCGCGACACGGAGAAGAATACCGGGGCATTGCCCAGTTTCAGCCGCTAGCTCGGATAAAAGCTCCAGCTCCATAATTCCGTCCACGACAATGCGCCCCACCCCGGCGATTAGTGCCCCCCGAAGCTCTTTTTCCGACTTGGCGTTGCCGTGCATCTCCACCCGAGATGAAGGAAAATTCGCCGCCAACGCCACCCGCAGCTCTCCCTCGGAAACAACATCGAGCCCCAGGCCCTCCTGCTCCACGATACGAGCCATGGCTTTCGTCAAAAAGGCCTTGCTGGCGTAACAGGCCGCCGTGTTGGGCCATTTGTTCAAAAAAGTCTCCCGAATCTCCACGCAACGGGTCCGAATGAGGGACTCGTCCATTACATAAAGGGGTGTTCCGAACTCGCGCGCCAACTCCACACAGTCCGCTCCACCCCACAAAAGACGCGACAAAATACAGGCCTCCTTGTGTTTTACTTTTGTTTTATTATGAAACTTCCCAAAGCTGTCGGACACGTTCACCCACATGGCCAAAAGCGCCTGTCCGAGTTCGCAAAACCTCCCGGACAGGATATCGGACCACAACGTTTCTTACGCGCTTTCAATTCGCGCTTGCGGTGTTCCCTCCATAAAGCAGCCGATAGATCTCCAAGTTGCCCAGAACCTTCTGAACATAATCGCAGGTCTCATCGAAACGGATCTGCTCGATCCAATAATCGGCGGCCAGGTTCTCCCCTCCGTTCGCTAGCCATTTTCGCGCGTTTCCAGATCCAGCGTTGTAAGCGGCCATGATCAATTCCGGACGGCCGAAAGATTTGCGTAAACGCGCCAAATGGGCCGTTCCCATAGTGACATTGTCCGTGACGTCGTAAATGTCGTATTTTTGAAGCCCGATCTGCTTCGCCTCATCCTTGGCCGTCCCAGGCATCAACTGCATCAAACCCGACGCTCCGGCCCAACTGGTCGCCTTGGGCTTGAAGGCACTCTCCTGTCTCATCACGGCCCACACGAAACTCGACTCCACGCCATACTTCGTGCAGGCCACCTCTACCTGCTTCCTGAAAGGCCGCGGATAAAGACGCTCCAGTCCATTACGGTAAACCTCTCCCGAAGAGAAAAAATAACGAGACAAAAGCCGGGCCTGGGCATAGGCTCCTTCCTCTTCCCCTAGCCACTCGGAAAGGG is a window from the Synergistaceae bacterium genome containing:
- the lysA gene encoding diaminopimelate decarboxylase, producing the protein MSRLLWGGADCVELAREFGTPLYVMDESLIRTRCVEIRETFLNKWPNTAACYASKAFLTKAMARIVEQEGLGLDVVSEGELRVALAANFPSSRVEMHGNAKSEKELRGALIAGVGRIVVDGIMELELLSELAAETGQCPGILLRVAPGVTPHTHSHIVTGQEGSKFGFPIDGELLRDALCFAVASPSLSFKGFHFHVGSQIFENTSHLEAVERVVTLAEKLKIDKGIEVEELNFGGGFGIGTLPDLGDGGSGLGGTSHVPLRLFTDAMMETLVRECQVRCLKRPFITIEPGRWVVGESGITLYSVETVKRLPSVIYVAVDGGMADNPRPSLYQAKYRGALANKFGDPAVGEVAVVGKCCETGDVLIESIALPSVERGDVLAVFNTGAYNFSMASNYNRLPRPAVVLVKDGDAEVIIERQTHDDLLRGDYMPRRVG